In Alkalinema sp. FACHB-956, the following proteins share a genomic window:
- a CDS encoding 2-phosphosulfolactate phosphatase family protein, translated as MKLFVYHTPELTPSPCTADCAIAIDVLRATTTIATALGVGAEAVQVFSDLNRLMQTSAEWDPAKRLRAGERGGSKVEGCDFGNSPLDCTPQLMQGRRLFISTTNGTRALQKIEQCPTVLAAALINRHAVVNYLVETQPETVWITGAGWEGSFALEDTVCAGAIAVGLMEKLGCTLDELAGNDELVGAVSLYQQWKDNLLGLFHLASHGQRLLRLECHADLQYCSALDTLDVLPIQREVGVLVNQSTLVAPVAARSVVSAQSA; from the coding sequence ATGAAGCTATTTGTTTACCATACTCCCGAACTGACTCCTTCTCCTTGTACTGCTGACTGTGCCATCGCGATCGATGTTTTAAGAGCTACAACCACGATCGCAACCGCTTTGGGCGTAGGTGCAGAAGCAGTACAGGTCTTCAGTGATCTCAATCGATTGATGCAGACTAGCGCTGAGTGGGATCCTGCCAAGCGCCTGCGAGCAGGAGAGCGGGGCGGCAGCAAAGTCGAGGGCTGCGATTTTGGCAATTCCCCCCTAGATTGCACGCCACAACTGATGCAGGGGCGTCGCCTGTTCATCAGCACCACCAATGGAACCCGTGCTCTGCAAAAAATTGAGCAATGTCCTACGGTGTTGGCTGCGGCTTTAATCAATCGCCATGCGGTTGTGAACTATCTCGTGGAAACTCAGCCAGAAACGGTTTGGATTACGGGAGCCGGTTGGGAAGGGTCCTTCGCCCTGGAAGATACCGTGTGTGCCGGAGCGATCGCTGTGGGTTTGATGGAAAAACTGGGTTGCACTTTAGATGAGTTAGCCGGTAATGATGAGTTGGTGGGAGCCGTATCGCTCTATCAACAGTGGAAAGATAACCTGTTGGGGCTGTTCCATCTAGCTAGCCATGGGCAACGGCTGCTGCGGTTGGAGTGCCATGCAGATTTGCAATACTGCTCTGCACTGGATACCTTAGATGTCCTGCCGATTCAGCGGGAAGTGGGGGTTCTCGTGAACCAGTCTACTTTGGTGGCCCCGGTGGCGGCGCGATCGGTGGTGTCTGCCCAGTCTGCGTAA